One genomic segment of Primulina tabacum isolate GXHZ01 chromosome 9, ASM2559414v2, whole genome shotgun sequence includes these proteins:
- the LOC142504289 gene encoding uncharacterized protein LOC142504289, translating to MASSSTTPHATIAQGEKPEKFSGADFKRWQQKMLFYLTTLSLSRFLKEDPPTVAENETDTNMRAALDAWNQSDFLCKNYILNGLDNALYNVYCQVKTAKELWEMLDKKYRAEDAGLKKFIVGRFLNFKMVDSKSVMSQVQELQLLLNEIHAEGMSLSESFQVAAMIEKLPPLWKDFKNYLKHKRKEMGLEDLIVRLRIEEDNKSTEAKASKKASRVNIVESSL from the coding sequence ATGGCATCATCATCTACAACACCACATGCAACAATTGCACAAGGAGAGAAACCAGAAAAGTTTTCTGGTGCGGATTTCAAAAGATGGCAACAAAAGATGCTTTTCTATCTCACAACCTTGAGTTTGTCAAGGTTCTTGAAGGAGGATCCTCCCACCGTTGCTGAAAACGAGACAGACACCAACATGAGGGCCGCTTTGGATGCTTGGAACCAAAGTGATTTCCTGTGCAAGAACTACATCCTCAATGGACTTGACAATGCATTATACAATGTGTATTGTCAAGTCAAGACCGCCAAGGAACTTTGGGAAATGCTTGATAAGAAATACAGAGCGGAGGATGCGGGCTTGAAGAAGTTCATTGTTGGGAGATTTTTGAACTTCAAGATGGTGGATTCAAAATCCGTAATGAGTCAAGTGCAAGAACTACAActtctcttgaacgagattcATGCGGAAGGAATGAGTCTAAGTGAGTCCTTCCAAGTTGCTGCCATGATCGAGAAACTCCCTCCATTGTGGAAGGATTTCAAGAACTACTTGAAGCACAAAAGGAAGGAGATGGGATTGGAGGATCTCATTGTGAGATTGAGGATAGAAGAGGACAACAAGAGCACCGAGGCCAAGGCAAGTAAAAAGGCATCAAGGGTGAACATTGTTGAATCGAGTTTATAA